A window of the Hordeum vulgare subsp. vulgare chromosome 5H, MorexV3_pseudomolecules_assembly, whole genome shotgun sequence genome harbors these coding sequences:
- the LOC123453027 gene encoding protein MODIFIER OF SNC1 1 isoform X1: protein MASSLLTTDKRWAAPTRKSGMTVLGKIPKPINLPSQRLENQGLDPNVEIVPKGTLTWGSKPGPTTPNAWNSSSLLSPKKDGNSGAPSQFNGRPSSGGGSRPSTAGSESLDSPNAWGPNSRPSSASGTLPSQNVPVVTNRPRSAETRPGSSQLSRFADNPSDNMNVSIRTVDRSGSSHGHVFTLSTGDFPTLGSEKSSESNSQRAQPFILGHSSKGRPTSSSGKDGAQNDTGKSLPAGSGEVVRPPNTQPADIMKADQPAHDGSAPFPATGPPNEAQQPQPYPPNYCMPPPQFDSWRAPPGHPPEGMWHRGPGGPYRPVGPSSNFPVEPFPYYGQLPPNSEAAARQGSGHGGYHSKNAYAYHSVPPNSYVVNQPVIPVRPVYQGPIPYDGYYAPQRPNFNNANVRDSPFIGGPHQPGILNQFPNQNENFQPGYSQSRPVKHEASPKELSESDKVHLICRGQTRILHDNPDRLVGPGEAERKSQPAPPLLPHPDGNRNDVNTRADIRNTPSERNMVLMKSLHDNRGPDRISHSSVLENEHSHPRETDDGAVLKSLKEDNLPLDQQPIIKKNAALIEKIGSLNNKARNVDARNVAEAFSNKEVKEKQLKNADSKADRVIKDVPSTPAITAIASASVQAACVSRSPVVQKLQKEPNDGGVVGPLHSHFAEASMAGKLGVSTHDRTHRRVDSSRNSHHGPAKDMPPNNSTGHGRGENYATESLSVVQVRNSQHDQPPEHVSQLPPDDDMAASPDYESQRVKMRELAVHRAKQLQAEEEERTKRQKAKALAKLEELNKRSSVHQMNSSGPPPENDDVRNKQKAGLDGTTEPASSTAESHDVTALDNVSILQPPNEPKDTAVPAQLTSTLLHAAGTGKDPSGHNTSASGMNTQSNMMEHIAHKSVSQSHDASVRKPRQGYKKRHTVSEDKIPGEKSSVAANTENVKKAVQVSSDTSSAVVTSHDDPPAHNKKSARNSRNKKKIDDAPATSKYPPMVLSQQNTPSISSEPKIKTAGVIISSSILPAENTVLTVGSITVGGISFGSFNQERLKLPEEAQSTANSRPKPQQAKGSRKIQHATRPVEKPHGNESVVWAPVKPSGWNEPSEEADAAVAARPKPIGKCTTDGENVTRTKRAEMERYVPKPLSKELQQQNLEQNLPVEKSSVENKSNDNEKLTAAKEPKKWEDKKTNRGHGKSHPSWRRRNTDDSASVVPIPSERADSYQESHEVQRPSDKHQHLEPDKQADYAVGNSLAPAEAAELPASATKEHAATNRQRRQHVKGPKNEASNYPNENRDDRKDVNHMSTRGMDANTSEHRKMSKPEVKNSAAGTHSRSHWKPKSSHSQNNSQGNNTMEGLVDSAALQDSSNRNSNQGKGDMTHVEENQKSESHENAEQQQLNHATRRQGQHNGRYHRGSGTHRGRGYDAGQPSHGANAERRRGSTHLEYQPVGSNKPSDFQQNPSADEQSAGPPAPGPVYRERGHRPPGGHFVKRNPAPAPAPAPNSYREE from the exons ATGGCCTCGAGCCTGCTCACCACAGACAAGAG ATGGGCTGCTCCTACAAGGAAATCTGGCATGACTGTTCTTGGAAAAATCCCAAAGCCCATTAATTTGCCAAGTCAGAG GTTGGAAAATCAGGGTCTTGAccccaatgtggaaattgttccaAA GGGCACCCTCACATGGGGCAGCAAACCAGGACCTACAACACCAAATGCATGGAATTCCTCATCACTTCTATCTCCCAAGAAGGATGGGAATTCTGGTGCACCAAGCCAATTCAATGGCCGCCCCTCTTCTGGTGGCGGTTCAAGGCCCTCAACAGCTGGAAGTGAATCTCTTGACTCTCCTAATGCTTGGGGTCCAAATTCTCGACCGTCCTCAGCATCTGGAACATTACCATCACAAAATGTGCCAGTGGTCACAAATCGTCCTCGAAGTGCGGAGACAAGACCAGGAAGCTCACAGCTTTCTCGGTTTGCAGATAACCCCTCAGATAATATGAATGTGTCGATAAGGACTGTTGACAGATCG GGATCTTCACATGGGCATGTGTTTACTCTAAGCACCGGTGATTTCCCAACACTTGGTTCTGAGAAAAGCTCTGAATCAAACAGTCAACGAG CTCAGCCTTTTATTCTAGGTCATAGTTCAAAAGGGCGCCCAACTTCTAGTTCTGGTAAAGATGGAGCCCAAAATGATACGGGGAAGAGCTTACCTGCTG GATCTGGCGAAGTAGTTCGACCACCTAATACTCAACCAGCAGATATCATGAAGGCAGATCAGCCGGCACATGATGGAAGTGCTCCCTTTCCTGCCACAGGTCCTCCAAATGAAGCTCAGCAGCCACAGCCATACCCTCCTAACTATTGTATGCCCCCTCCACAGTTTGATTCATGGCGTGCACCTCCTGGTCACCCCCCTGAGGGAATGTGGCATAGAGGACCAGGTGGCCCATACAGACCAGTTGGTCCCTCTAGCAATTTCCCTGTCGAACCATTCCCTTATTATGGTCAGCTCCCACCCAACTCAGAAGCAGCAGCAAGGCAGGGCTCAGGGCATGGTGGATATCACTCTAAAAATGcttatgcatatcattctgtccCTCCCAATTCATATGTTGTGAATCAACCTGTTATTCCAGTTAGACCAGTTTACCAGGGCCCAATCCCTTATGATGGATATTATGCTCCTCAACGGCCAAATTTCAATAATGCCAATGTAAGAGATTCACCATTCATTGGAGGCCCTCATCAACCAGGAATATTGAATCAATTTCCCAACCAGAATGAGAACTTCCAGCCTGGATATTCTCAGAGCAGACCAGTCAAACACGAAGCAAGTCCTAAGGAGCTCTCAGAATCTGATAAAGTACATTTGATTTGTAGAGGACAGACTAGGATTTTGCATGATAACCCTGATCGTTTAGTAGGTCCTGGTGAAGCTGAAAGGAAGAGTCAGCCTGCACCACCACTTCTTCCACATCCAGATGGAAATCGAAACGATGTGAACACAAGGGCAGAtataaggaatacccctagtgaaaGGAACATGGTGCTTATGAAGTCTCTGCATGACAACAGAGGTCCTGATCGTATAAGCCATTCGTCTGTTTTGGAAAATGAACATTCCCATCCCAGGGAAACTGATGATGGCGCCGTCCTGAAAAGCTTGAAGGAGGATAATCTTCCGCTTGATCAGCAACCCATCATTAAGAAGAATGCAGCTTTGATAGAGAAAATAGGGAGTTTGAACAAcaaagctagaaatgttgatgcaCGTAATGTTGCAGAAGCATTTTCAAACAAGGAAGTCAAAGAGAAGCAGCTAAAAAATGCTGATTCAAAAGCAGATCGGGTGATAAAAGATGTTCCATCTACTCCTGCCATCACTGCTATTGCTTCTGCTTCTGTCCAGGCAGCATGTGTTTCTCGTTCTCCTGTGGTACAAAAACTGCAGAAGGAACCTAATGATGGTGGGGTTGTTGGACCGCTACACTCACATTTTGCTGAAGCCAGCATGGCTGGAAAGCTGGGTGTATCAACTCATGATCGCACACATAGGCGGGTTGATTCTTCAAGAAATAGCCACCATGGTCCTGCTAAAGACATGCCACCCAACAATTCTACAGGACATGGGCGGGGAGAAAATTATGCAACTGAATCTTTGTCAGTGGTTCAAGTGAGGAATAGTCAGCATGACCAGCCTCCAGAACACGTTTCACAGCTGCCACCTGATGATGATATGGCAGCTTCACCCGATTATGAATCTCAG CGTGTAAAAATGAGGGAGTTGGCTGTACATCGTGCCAAACAattgcaagctgaggaagaagaaCGGACAAAGCGACAAAAGGCAAAagctcttgcaaaattggaggagCTGAACAAGCGTTCATCAGTACATCAGATGAACTCCAGTGGTCCACCACCAGAAAATGACGACGTGCGTAATAAGCAGAAGGCCGGACTTGATGGGACTACTGAACCTGCGTCTTCAACTGCTGAATCACATGATGTTACTGCATTGGATAATGTTAGTATTCTTCAGCCACCAAATGAACCCAAGGATACTGCCGTTCCTGCACAGCTCACGTCTACTCTACTACATGCTGCGGGTACAGGTAAAGATCCTTCTGGTCATAACACTTCAGCCTCAGGCATGAACACACAGAGCAACATGATGGAGCATATAGCCCATAAAAGTGTATCACAGTCACATGATGCCAGTGTTCGAAAGCCTAGGCAAGGCTACAAAAAAAGGCATACTGTTTCAGAGGATAAAATTCCTGGTGAGAAGTCAAGTGTGGCAGCTAACACAGAAAATGTGAAGAAAGCTGTTCAGGTTTCTTCAGACACATCATCTGCTGTTGTTACATCACATGATGATCCCCCAGCCCACAACAAGAAGAGTGCCAGGAACTcgagaaataagaaaaaaattgATGATGCTCCAGCTACTTCTAAATATCCACCCATGGTTCTTAGTCAGCAGAATACACCAAGCATCTCCAGTGAGCCAAAAATAAAAACCGCTGGTGTTATCATTAGTAGTTCTATACTTCCTGCTGAAAATACCGTGCTTACTGTTGGAAGTATAACCGTGGGTGGTATTTCATTTGGATCTTTCAACCAGGAGCGCCTGAAATTACCAGAGGAAGCTCAGAGCACTGCAAATAGCCGGCCAAAACCTCAGCAAGCAAAAGGATCGAGAAAGATTCAACATGCTACCCGACCTGTCGAGAAGCCACATGGGAATGAGAGTGTTGTCTGGGCACCGGTTAAGCCATCAGGGTGGAATGAACCATCTGAGGAAGCTGATGCAGCAGTAGCAGCCAGGCCTAAACCAATTGGAAAGTGCACCACCGATGGGGAGAATGTCACACGAACTAAGAGAGCTGAAATGGAAAGATATGTGCCTAAGCCACTGTCCAAAGAGCTTCAACAGCAGAATTTAGAACAAAATTTACCTGTAGAAAAATCCTCTGTGGAGAACAAGAGTAATGATAATGAGAAGTTAACCGCTGCTAAAGAGCCCAAGAAATGGGAGGACAAAAAAACTAATAGAGGGCATGGGAAGTCTCATCCTTCTTGGCGCAGAAGGAATACAGATGACTCAGCTTCGGTGGTACCAATACCTTCTGAGCGAGCAGACAGCTATCAAGAATCACATGAAGTTCAGAGGCCTTCTGACAAGCATCAGCACCTTGAACCTGACAAGCAAGCAGATTATGCTGTCGGGAATAGTTTGGCTCCAGCTGAAGCTGCTGAGTTACCTGCCAGTGCCACAAAAGAACATGCTGCAACTAACAGGCAAAGGAGGCAGCATGTTAAGGGCCCAAAAAATGAGGCAAGTAACTACCCAAATGAGAACAGAGATGACAGGAAAGATGTGAATCACATGTCAACACGTGGAATGGATGCAAACACTTCTGAACATAGAAAGATGTCAAAACCTGAGGTGAAGAACAGCGCAGCTGGTACACACTCTAGATCACACTGGAAACCAAAATCTTCACATTCCCAGAATAACTCACAGGGCAATAATACCATGGAAGGTCTGGTGGACAGCGCTGCTCTGCAAGACAGCAGCAATCGTAATAGTAATCAAGGTAAAGGTGACATGACACATGTGGAAGAGAACCAGAAGAGCGAGAGTCATGAAAATGCAGAACAGCAGCAGCTTAATCATGCAACCCGTCGCCAGGGACAGCACAACGGGAGGTATCACAGGGGAAGCGGCACACACAGGGGAAGGGGTTATGATGCTGGGCAGCCAAGCCATGGCGCAAATGCAGAAAGGCGGAGGGGTAGCACTCATCTTGAATACCAGCCAGTTGGCTCCAACAAACCCTCAGACTTCCAGCAGAACCCAAGTGCCGATGAACAAAGTGCAGGGCCTCCAGCTCCAGGACCAGTGTACAGGGAGCGcggccaccgcccccctggtggtcACTTTGTCAAGCGGAATCCTGCCCCAGCCCCAGCTCCAGCTCCTAATTCTTACCGAGAAGAATGA